CAGTACTTGTGAAAGGCAAGCCAGATGGTTTTATACTCGTGGCGGCGCAGAGGTATATGCCCCCTGTTCTTGAGTTCGGGAAAGGAGAAGCACCGAGCAAGAGGCTGGGAAGAATCGGTGCAGTCAGAATCCAGGGATTTTTAACAAAACAGCACCGGTTGCTGTATTACGGTGGATTAAGCTACAGCGTAGAGCTGGGGAACGGGAAAGCAATTGACATTCACGGTAGAATTGTTTCCGTCCCAAAAGCCGTTAAACTGGAATTCTCGCACAAACCCTACATACTATCCGCAGAGGCAACAAGTGACATACATCGACGATGTCTACTTACGTGGAAAAGCATATTTCAAATGTGCCAGCTTGGACCACAACGGATGACGATGACAATCCAAAGCCGTATCCTTACAACGTGGGTCCCAGTGATGACCCATGGTCCTGGTGTGACTGATGTACCCACATAGCCGTTTCAATGGTGATAGCATACTTGAACCCCAGCTTCAAGATTCTTGGGACAGGGAAGCGTTGATTGATGTTCTTCATCATACTCTACAAACAAACGCGACAGGGGCCACTTGGAGTTACAACGTAGTTCCAGGCATAGAAAACCTTCATGAAGAATATCAGCGTATTTCAAAAATAATAACTCTCAATAATATCGTTGAAAATGACTATACTGCTTGGTGGGAAAGCCGCTCAACAGGATTCTACGATGCAATATCAGATATCAACAACCATCCCATTTTACTGTGGATGATTGAGGGAGGCTCTGCATTAGACCACTCCCAAAATTACGTAAACCATACGGTTACAGTCGTTGGTTATGTCGGATATGCCGGTGCATTTTACTGGGAAATTCATGATACATGGGACAGTGCCAGCCATTACATAGTGGACGGAAATTGGGAGGATGCATGGTTTATCTTCGTGCGTAGGAGGTAGATTCGATGAAAAAGCGGAATTTTCATCTTTTTCTCTTAATTTTCCTTTTGACACTAGTCGGGAGCGTTGTCTTCCTCGATAAAACAACAAATACTCCTAATCCGTGCTTCTCTAAGGTGCCGGTGAACGTGAGCGGCCTTAAACCACCGATTGTCAGTGGCCCTGGCTTTCCTCCAGGGGCAAGATTTATGGGAATAACCCTCGACGAGGTTGTAAATGGAAGTCCGAGGCACGTACTCGTAGGCTTTTTCAACTTCAACCGTTTAAACTGGACCGAGGAGAGGCCGGGATGCCACTTTAAATCCCTCGAAGGCTTTTCCGAGAACTGGACTGGCTTTGTTCTTCCAGGAGCCTCCACAGAGAACATAACCTCTCCGGGAGGGTTTATCTGGCACTCTACGCGTACCCCAAGGAGACCTCCATCGTAATCTCGAAGGTAAAGTACGGAGAAACGCCAGAGGAGTCCAAGATCATCGCGGCCTTCCAGCTCAGGTATCACAAAAGTCCGGAGGAATACGTGGAAAGATACCTGAACTATCTTAAAGGAGCAGGTTACACCAAATTCAAGACACTCCCGAAGGGAGTTATCTTCGAAAAGGACAATAGCACATTGCTCCTGTTGAAAATAGAGGATGAGACCAACATTTACATCTTATTGGCAAAGGGAAACAAGGACGATGTTTTGAAAATAGCAGGCCTGGAGCTGACCTCCTTCCCGCCGTGAGGGGCGAGGGTTCGGCTTAACCCCTCGTTAAAGGCGGAGAGGTTTGAGGGGTCTCATTCAAACCCACTAAAAAGCGGGTCTTAGACCCCTCCGGCCCGGCCTTCCCCCAATTACCCCTCCCTTGAGCGTACAAACCGCCCAAGTTCAGGGTTATCGTTCCCACAGCCCTCTTCAAAATATTAAACGCCCCAACCAAGTCTGAATTGAAGACAAGCCCCGTCTCGGGACACTTAAACAAACCACGAAGGAAGCGAGCCCCCTCGTGAGGCCTCCCGCAGACGGGACAACGCTTAGACGTGAAAACCTCGTCCACAACCAAAACCCGAATATCATACTCCCCAGCAACTTCCTTCAAGCGTTTGATAACGTAATTAAACCGCCAGACGTGGGAGAGGAGATAATTCTGCTTTTTACCCTTGTTGGAGTTCCCACTGATGCCCTT
Above is a genomic segment from Thermococcus celericrescens containing:
- a CDS encoding zinc ribbon domain-containing protein; its protein translation is KGISGNSNKGKKQNYLLSHVWRFNYVIKRLKEVAGEYDIRVLVVDEVFTSKRCPVCGRPHEGARFLRGLFKCPETGLVFNSDLVGAFNILKRAVGTITLNLGGLYAQGRGNWGKAGPEGSKTRFLVGLNETPQTSPPLTRG